Proteins found in one Gopherus flavomarginatus isolate rGopFla2 chromosome 18, rGopFla2.mat.asm, whole genome shotgun sequence genomic segment:
- the LOC127036837 gene encoding forkhead box protein G1-like, whose translation MDPAVVSSHGGAGEDRSAAAAAGGGGEPEKGRGEAPGKQHDKPPFSYNALIMMAIRQSPGRRLTLNGIYEFIMRNFPYYRENRQGWQNSIRHNLSLNKCFVKVPRHYDDPGKGSYWTLHPSSEDVFIGGTTGKLRRRAPAGRAKVAFRQGARVAFASSLYWPLPPFLALPQQPAPTASYGSYSGSYSSTFCPGADGLFGGGDVPYGGHCQQVTAASSLSCGFLAPSTLNSFNILAGQASYILAQRPQPAPAGASLFPGYLASLNQGSPFNPALP comes from the coding sequence ATGGATCCTGCCGTGGTCAGCAGCCATGGGGGGGCCGGGGAAGACAGGagcgcagcagcagcggcaggagGAGGAGGCGAACCGGAGAAGGGAAGGGGGGAGGCGCCGGGGAAGCAGCATGACAAGCCCCCCTTCAGCTACAATGCCCTGATCATGATGGCCATCCGGCAGAGCCCCGGCCGGCGGCTGACCCTCAACGGCATCTATGAGTTCATCATGCGCAACTTCCCCTACTACCGAGAGAACCGGCAGGGCTGGCAGAACTCCATCCGCCACAATCTGAGCCTCAACAAGTGCTTCGTTAAGGTGCCGCGGCACTACGACGACCCGGGCAAGGGCAGCTACTGGACGCTCCACCCTTCCAGCGAGGACGTCTTCATCGGCGGCACCACTGGCAAGCTGCGGAGAAGGGCGCCCGCCGGGCGGGCCAAGGTGGCCTTTCGCCAAGGGGCCAGAGTGGCCTTCGCCAGCTCGCTCTACTGGCCCCTGCCTCCcttcctggccctgccccagcagcctgCCCCGACCGCCAGCTACGGTTCCTACTCCGGCTCCTACTCCTcaactttctgccctggggcagacGGGCTCTTTGGGGGAGGGGACGTCCCATACggggggcattgccagcaggtcACCGCAGCCTCCTCCTTGTCCTGTGGCTTCTTGGCACCCAGCACCCTCAATTCCTTCAATATCCTGGCAGGACAGGCCAGCTACATCTTGGCCCAGAGACCACAGCCTGCGCCAGCCGGGGCCTCTCTGTTCCCAGGCTACTTGGCCTCTCTGAACCAGGGCTCTCCCTTTAACCCGGCTCTGCCCTGA
- the SNRPD2 gene encoding small nuclear ribonucleoprotein Sm D2 has translation MSLLNKPKSEMTPEELQKREEEEFNTGPLSVLTQSVKNNTQVLINCRNNKKLLGRVKAFDRHCNMVLENVKEMWTEVPKSGKGKKKSKPVNKDRYISKMFLRGDSVIVVLRNPLIAGK, from the exons AT GAGCCTCTTAAACAAACCCAAGAGCGAGATGACCCCCGAGGAGCTGCAGaagcgggaggaggaggagttcaaCACAGGGCCACTGTCTGTCCTCACTCAGTCGGTCAAGAACAACACTCAGGTGCTGATCAACTGTCGCAACAACAAGAAGCTGCTGGGACGTGTCAAGGCCTTTGACAG GCACTGTAACATGGTGCTGGAGAACGTCAAGGAGATGTGGACGGAGGTGCCCAAGAGCGGCAAGGGCAAGAAGAAATCGAAGCCTGTCAACAAGGATCGCTACATCTCCAAGATGTTCCTGCGGGGGGACTCGGTCATTGTGGTGCTGAGGAACCCCCTCATTGCCGGCAAATAG